From a region of the Paraburkholderia hospita genome:
- a CDS encoding tetratricopeptide repeat protein codes for MNDKTNDKRPRIVPTWLVYTLTGVVIATMYGVSPRGGLRQRVASVGAPSELSVAYLEAWSKVRPDNEEFLSLLGAQYLYLGRTDDAERIATRMEALGTDDMIRSAMMLHLSVTEQRTFAIPEEDPRRAPALEELRARLTQAAKLPWAPKDLEWLAQRSAAVGMPDLAAHLYARLSANDPDGRTKWDTQITRYALQVGDYHAAADAWFRQEATAQTRDEQRRCFVAGVRTLQSGNLLDDALTAADAHLGKLADDPATLIVMLNLARAANRPDAVDRYAKLLAKYALAEPSSPLAEHVRSVAQAGYAYMDGPVAYRHGGSLVSLRAAMREAAAQEQAEVRVIRVATQAAPVAPAAQAPQAASGVNAVDASAVRSDPSVANVVFQAFVESGDLASAQKIAAQQVQRDPRSVEWVKRLAQVAEWNRDPSLALKSWLDYAQLSNDQVGWQNVLRIAPMLDDDEAYLTALVHEARAKPNDLKLIDNVTATYERLGRPDDGLAFLRSLPRATNADAIDQRIGQLAERAGHDDQALATYRAVQARHPNDANAALRTASVLYRQGDYRASLAALKTARAGAKDSDEDFWRNYAELARLLQRDDDANEAYFHLIASGAATPEDLGDMTYFYDPYPIDAGRVAELRYRRDHTVRALQDAIFYYTDAQAMDRIATLLASLTPDERKAAEASPALLGVRAEYYRLINEPQKALADLKRAVDLPGASSDLRAAYLWTLVDYGSDGDLREALKRWRGSADQSSALWEPYAAAEMRLNRPVAALEYLRRQSAMMSRDPLWLLTYADAQEQAGHDGLAWSIRKKVWLQMQQDEAQLVKLHGAQRAAMRGRTAQDAETLEDLRGRRVTLSAEYATGDASAALLDSLMSARPVSADNAIARRTMIGTAKGLPGGAPLDGAGLPENARVRGAVAKEVAVAWALSKESNPLAKRWLAQQYAERLSRPADAQLTIALAENDIPEMERLLAVERSRLPVNDRIDATIAVDRPDRAQQLAFNALDGAPEDTDLHTRVTETTLDWPQSIDADVVNHIEHPLDYVETTLAASRKIAERYLVGVTAVQHFQHSTDITQLVNVPSVDRWLNIYGERQTRDTSFTVTGGRRVGSAAFYTLDLAGEVGRNSPLTLGVRAGRNQVADENQTLLVGGMKDNVIGDLTYRMTERITFTGSVEADRFYSQARNYIGSGVLSTAEVSYRIRTTYPDYTLRALITHGGYGASGQADALMTRLLPTALQPASPQDFMPDTYTQYGFYFGFGNDLLEQYTHAWRPFFDVGIVHDSIQGWGPDVSLGIAGAVFGGDHLAVFLQHQRVSKIGTPVTLLGARYKWFY; via the coding sequence GTGAACGATAAAACGAACGACAAACGTCCCCGTATCGTTCCGACGTGGCTCGTCTACACGCTCACGGGCGTGGTGATCGCGACGATGTACGGCGTGTCGCCGCGCGGCGGCTTGCGCCAGCGCGTTGCGTCCGTCGGCGCGCCTAGCGAGCTGAGCGTCGCGTATCTGGAAGCGTGGTCGAAGGTGCGGCCCGACAACGAGGAATTCCTTTCGTTGCTGGGCGCGCAATATCTGTATCTGGGACGCACCGACGACGCCGAGCGCATCGCCACGCGCATGGAAGCGCTCGGCACCGACGACATGATTCGCAGCGCGATGATGCTGCATCTGTCCGTGACGGAGCAGCGCACCTTTGCGATTCCCGAAGAAGACCCGCGCCGCGCGCCCGCGCTCGAAGAGCTGCGCGCGCGTCTGACGCAGGCTGCGAAGCTGCCGTGGGCACCGAAGGATCTGGAGTGGCTCGCGCAGCGTTCGGCCGCCGTCGGCATGCCCGATCTCGCGGCACATCTGTATGCGCGTCTGTCGGCCAACGATCCCGACGGACGCACGAAGTGGGACACGCAGATCACGCGCTACGCGCTGCAAGTCGGCGACTATCACGCAGCCGCCGATGCATGGTTCCGTCAGGAAGCCACGGCGCAGACGCGCGACGAGCAGCGCCGTTGCTTCGTCGCAGGCGTGCGCACGCTGCAGTCGGGCAATCTGCTCGACGATGCGCTGACGGCTGCCGACGCGCATCTCGGCAAGCTCGCCGACGATCCCGCCACGCTCATCGTGATGCTGAATCTGGCACGCGCGGCGAATCGTCCGGATGCCGTCGACCGGTACGCGAAGCTGCTGGCGAAGTACGCGCTCGCCGAGCCGTCGTCGCCGCTGGCCGAGCATGTGCGCAGCGTGGCGCAAGCGGGTTATGCGTATATGGATGGTCCCGTCGCGTATCGGCATGGCGGCTCGCTCGTCAGCCTGCGCGCCGCGATGCGTGAGGCAGCGGCGCAAGAGCAGGCCGAAGTGCGCGTGATCCGCGTCGCCACGCAAGCAGCGCCTGTAGCACCAGCAGCGCAAGCGCCGCAAGCCGCCAGCGGCGTGAACGCCGTTGACGCCTCCGCAGTCCGCTCGGACCCGAGCGTCGCGAACGTCGTGTTTCAGGCCTTCGTCGAATCGGGCGATCTGGCGAGCGCGCAGAAAATCGCCGCGCAGCAGGTGCAGCGCGATCCGCGTTCGGTGGAATGGGTCAAACGTCTCGCGCAGGTCGCCGAATGGAATCGCGATCCGTCGCTCGCGCTGAAGTCGTGGCTCGACTATGCGCAACTGTCGAACGATCAGGTTGGCTGGCAGAACGTGCTGCGCATCGCGCCGATGCTCGACGACGACGAAGCCTATCTGACGGCGCTCGTGCACGAAGCGCGCGCGAAGCCGAACGACCTGAAGCTGATCGATAACGTGACGGCAACGTACGAACGTCTCGGTCGTCCCGACGACGGCCTCGCGTTCCTGCGCTCGCTGCCGCGCGCGACGAACGCCGATGCGATCGATCAACGGATCGGCCAGCTTGCCGAGCGCGCGGGTCATGACGATCAGGCGCTCGCGACCTATCGCGCGGTGCAGGCGCGTCATCCGAACGACGCGAATGCGGCGCTGCGCACGGCGAGCGTGCTGTACCGCCAGGGCGACTATCGTGCGTCGCTGGCCGCGCTGAAAACGGCGCGCGCGGGCGCGAAAGATAGCGACGAGGACTTCTGGCGCAACTATGCGGAACTCGCGCGTCTGCTGCAACGGGACGACGACGCGAACGAAGCGTATTTCCATCTGATCGCGAGCGGCGCGGCGACGCCTGAAGACCTCGGCGACATGACGTACTTCTACGATCCGTATCCGATCGATGCGGGCCGCGTCGCCGAATTGCGCTATCGCCGCGATCACACGGTGCGCGCGTTGCAGGACGCGATCTTCTACTACACCGACGCGCAGGCGATGGACCGCATCGCGACGCTGCTCGCAAGCCTCACGCCCGACGAGCGCAAAGCGGCGGAAGCCTCGCCCGCGCTGCTCGGCGTGCGCGCCGAATACTACCGCCTCATCAACGAACCGCAGAAGGCGCTCGCCGATCTGAAGCGCGCCGTCGATTTGCCGGGCGCGAGTTCCGATCTGCGCGCCGCGTATCTGTGGACGCTGGTCGACTACGGCAGCGACGGCGATCTGCGCGAAGCGCTCAAGCGCTGGCGCGGCAGTGCCGATCAAAGCTCGGCATTGTGGGAGCCGTACGCAGCCGCCGAAATGCGCCTGAACCGGCCCGTCGCCGCGCTCGAATATCTGCGCCGCCAGTCGGCGATGATGTCGCGCGATCCGCTGTGGCTGCTCACCTATGCCGACGCGCAGGAGCAGGCGGGGCACGATGGCCTCGCATGGTCGATCCGCAAGAAGGTGTGGCTGCAGATGCAGCAGGACGAAGCGCAGCTCGTGAAACTGCATGGCGCGCAACGCGCGGCAATGCGTGGCCGCACCGCGCAGGACGCCGAGACGCTCGAAGACCTGCGTGGCCGGCGCGTGACGCTGTCGGCCGAATACGCAACGGGCGATGCGTCCGCAGCGCTGCTCGACAGCCTGATGTCGGCGCGGCCCGTATCGGCTGACAATGCCATCGCACGCCGCACGATGATCGGCACGGCGAAGGGGCTGCCGGGCGGCGCGCCGCTGGACGGCGCAGGGCTGCCGGAGAACGCGCGCGTGCGCGGCGCCGTCGCGAAGGAAGTGGCCGTGGCATGGGCGCTGTCGAAGGAAAGCAATCCGCTGGCGAAGCGCTGGCTCGCGCAGCAATACGCGGAGCGCCTGTCGCGTCCCGCCGATGCGCAGCTGACCATCGCGCTCGCCGAGAACGATATCCCCGAGATGGAACGCCTGCTCGCGGTGGAACGCTCGCGCCTGCCCGTCAACGACCGCATCGACGCGACGATCGCCGTCGACCGTCCCGACCGCGCGCAGCAGCTCGCGTTCAACGCGCTCGACGGCGCGCCGGAAGACACCGACCTGCATACGCGCGTCACGGAAACGACGCTCGACTGGCCGCAATCGATCGACGCCGATGTCGTCAACCACATCGAGCATCCGCTCGATTACGTCGAGACGACGCTCGCGGCCAGCCGCAAGATCGCCGAGCGCTATCTGGTTGGCGTGACGGCCGTGCAGCACTTCCAGCATTCGACCGACATCACGCAGCTGGTCAACGTGCCGTCCGTCGACCGCTGGCTCAACATCTACGGCGAGCGGCAAACGCGCGACACGTCGTTCACGGTCACCGGCGGCCGGCGCGTTGGCTCGGCCGCTTTCTACACGCTCGATCTCGCGGGCGAAGTGGGGCGCAACTCGCCGCTGACGCTCGGCGTGCGCGCGGGCCGCAACCAGGTCGCGGATGAAAACCAGACGCTGCTGGTCGGTGGCATGAAGGACAACGTGATCGGCGATCTCACGTATCGGATGACCGAGCGGATCACCTTCACGGGCAGTGTCGAAGCGGACCGCTTCTATAGCCAGGCGCGCAACTACATCGGCAGCGGCGTGCTGTCGACGGCCGAAGTGAGCTACCGCATTCGCACGACTTACCCCGATTACACGTTGCGCGCGCTGATCACGCACGGCGGCTATGGCGCAAGCGGCCAGGCCGACGCGCTGATGACGCGCCTGTTGCCGACCGCCTTGCAGCCTGCGTCGCCGCAGGACTTCATGCCGGACACGTACACGCAATACGGCTTCTACTTCGGCTTCGGCAACGATCTGCTCGAGCAGTACACGCATGCATGGCGTCCGTTCTTCGACGTGGGCATCGTGCACGACTCGATTCAGGGCTGGGGCCCGGACGTGAGTCTCGGCATTGCAGGCGCGGTGTTTGGCGGCGATCACCTGGCGGTGTTCCTTCAGCATCAGCGCGTGTCGAAGATCGGCACGCCCGTCACGTTGCTGGGCGCGCGGTACAAATGGTTCTATTGA
- a CDS encoding PelD GGDEF domain-containing protein, with amino-acid sequence MNTVTAQSAASAAAKPRQSNPFGNLSAWRRLVAPAVSRPFSIVETVVFIGVVFAVSYTLDRNDPFLLHTGFPWLWFAPLIVALRYGTLLGLLGCAMLIGAYQVFTQVLMQGSTAAWPTLFFTGGVLQTIVAGHFGDTWGSRAQRANAINDYLNDRLVAITNSHYLMRLSHERLEKDLLTKPTTLRDSITELRRISVAHGLDTKPRSSGDMPGTRELLEFVAQACQIEVAALYPVHDGKVGRDALAHIGDTFDFDPRDELVQRALETRAVAHLKSEERPVTNTHLLVCAPLISADGTMLAMLAIRRMPFLSLNFDNLQLLLVLLGYYADGVEHSQQVRDIQHAVPDCPYEFALDVSRLTRLERSAGITSSLVALVFPHDDAGDSFFEHVMRRRRSLDLMWPVKSAGQSVLLNLMPATDATGVDGYLARIESSLRAQFNLDLEGARIGVHTLHLGGDEPGAALKRLLLRSGLDE; translated from the coding sequence GTGAATACCGTCACCGCGCAAAGCGCCGCCAGTGCCGCGGCGAAACCGCGCCAATCGAACCCGTTCGGCAACCTGAGCGCGTGGCGGCGCCTCGTCGCGCCCGCGGTGTCGCGTCCGTTTTCCATCGTGGAGACGGTCGTGTTCATCGGCGTGGTCTTCGCGGTTTCCTATACGCTCGATCGCAACGATCCGTTCCTGCTGCACACGGGCTTTCCGTGGCTGTGGTTCGCGCCGCTGATCGTCGCGCTGCGTTACGGCACGCTGCTCGGCCTGCTCGGCTGCGCAATGCTGATCGGCGCATATCAGGTGTTCACTCAGGTGCTGATGCAGGGCAGCACGGCCGCGTGGCCGACGCTGTTCTTCACGGGCGGCGTGCTGCAGACTATCGTCGCGGGCCACTTCGGCGATACGTGGGGCAGCCGCGCGCAGCGCGCGAACGCGATCAACGACTATCTGAACGACCGGCTGGTCGCGATCACGAACAGTCACTATCTGATGCGCCTGTCGCACGAGCGCCTCGAAAAAGATCTGCTGACCAAGCCGACCACGCTGCGCGACTCGATCACCGAGCTGCGCCGCATTTCCGTCGCGCATGGTCTCGACACGAAGCCACGCAGTTCCGGCGACATGCCCGGCACGCGCGAGCTGCTCGAATTCGTCGCGCAGGCCTGCCAGATCGAAGTGGCAGCGCTGTACCCCGTGCATGACGGCAAGGTGGGGCGCGACGCGCTCGCGCATATCGGCGATACGTTCGACTTCGATCCGCGCGACGAACTCGTGCAGCGCGCGCTCGAAACACGTGCCGTTGCGCATCTGAAGAGCGAAGAGCGGCCGGTGACGAACACGCATCTGCTGGTGTGCGCGCCGCTGATTTCCGCCGACGGCACCATGCTCGCGATGCTCGCTATCCGCCGCATGCCGTTCCTGTCGCTGAATTTCGACAATCTGCAACTGCTGCTCGTGCTGCTCGGCTACTACGCCGACGGCGTCGAGCACTCGCAGCAGGTGCGCGATATCCAGCACGCGGTGCCCGATTGCCCGTACGAATTCGCACTCGACGTGAGCCGGCTCACGCGGCTCGAACGCTCGGCCGGCATCACGTCGTCGCTGGTGGCGCTCGTGTTCCCGCATGACGATGCCGGCGATTCGTTCTTCGAGCACGTGATGCGCCGCCGTCGTTCGCTCGACCTGATGTGGCCGGTGAAATCGGCGGGGCAGTCGGTGCTGCTGAACCTGATGCCCGCGACCGACGCGACGGGCGTCGACGGCTACCTCGCGCGGATCGAATCGAGCCTGCGCGCGCAGTTCAATCTCGACCTCGAAGGCGCGCGCATCGGCGTGCACACGCTGCATCTGGGCGGCGACGAGCCGGGCGCGGCATTGAAGCGTCTTCTTTTGCGTAGTGGTCTCGATGAATAA